Proteins co-encoded in one Microbacterium hydrocarbonoxydans genomic window:
- a CDS encoding LLM class flavin-dependent oxidoreductase, which yields MTRQIRFNAFDMNCVAHQSSGLWRHPDDRSRHYNTISYWTDLAKLLESATFDGIFIADVLGTYDVYGGTNEAAIRNGAQVPVNDPILLVSAMAAVTEHLGFGITAGTAFEHPYPFARRLSTLDHLTNGRVGWNVVTGYLPSAARNMGQEDQLAHDDRYDHADEYVEVLYKLWEGSWEDDAVVEDRERGIFTDPSKVHPIGHEGTHYSVPGIHISEPSPQRTPVIYQAGASPRGVRFASENAEAIFVAAPSKEVLAGTVKRIRDALEAAGRDRYDAKIYTLLTVITGATSEDAAAKHAEYLSYASPEGALTFMSGWMGVDLSQYAEDEPVGNVESNAIQSVLQHLKEEADLGREWTVGDFGRHNAIGGLGPTIIGSGVEIADELQSWVEQTDIDGFNLAYAVTPGTWQDVIEHVIPVLRERGVYPEEYAPGTLRNKLQGKGDRVQDTHRAARYRIGANVPVA from the coding sequence ATGACCCGTCAGATCCGCTTCAACGCCTTCGACATGAACTGCGTCGCCCACCAGTCGTCCGGTCTGTGGCGGCATCCGGACGACCGTTCACGCCACTACAACACCATCTCGTACTGGACCGACCTCGCGAAGCTGCTCGAGAGCGCCACCTTCGACGGCATCTTCATCGCCGACGTCCTCGGCACCTACGACGTCTACGGCGGCACGAACGAGGCGGCGATCCGCAACGGCGCACAGGTGCCGGTCAACGACCCGATCCTGCTGGTGAGCGCCATGGCCGCCGTCACCGAGCACCTCGGATTCGGCATCACCGCGGGCACCGCGTTCGAGCATCCGTACCCCTTCGCCCGCCGCCTGAGCACCCTTGACCACCTGACCAACGGACGCGTCGGCTGGAACGTCGTGACCGGCTACCTGCCCAGCGCCGCGCGCAACATGGGTCAGGAGGATCAGCTCGCACACGACGACCGCTACGACCATGCCGACGAATACGTCGAGGTGCTCTACAAGCTCTGGGAGGGGTCGTGGGAAGACGACGCGGTCGTCGAGGACCGTGAGCGCGGCATCTTCACCGATCCGTCGAAAGTGCACCCGATCGGTCACGAGGGCACGCACTACAGCGTTCCCGGCATCCACATCTCCGAGCCGTCGCCGCAGCGCACCCCCGTCATCTACCAGGCCGGCGCCAGCCCCCGCGGCGTGCGCTTCGCCTCGGAGAACGCCGAGGCGATCTTCGTCGCCGCCCCGTCGAAAGAGGTGCTCGCCGGCACGGTGAAGCGCATCCGTGACGCCCTCGAAGCGGCCGGACGCGACCGCTACGACGCGAAGATCTACACGCTGCTGACCGTGATCACCGGGGCCACGAGCGAGGATGCTGCGGCGAAGCACGCCGAGTACCTGTCGTATGCGAGCCCCGAGGGCGCGCTGACGTTCATGTCGGGCTGGATGGGCGTCGACCTGTCGCAGTACGCCGAGGACGAGCCGGTCGGAAACGTCGAGTCGAACGCCATCCAGTCGGTGCTCCAGCACCTGAAGGAGGAGGCCGACCTCGGACGCGAGTGGACCGTCGGCGACTTCGGACGCCACAATGCGATCGGCGGCCTCGGCCCGACCATCATCGGCTCGGGCGTCGAGATCGCCGACGAGCTGCAGTCGTGGGTCGAGCAGACCGACATCGACGGGTTCAACCTCGCCTACGCGGTCACCCCCGGCACCTGGCAGGACGTGATCGAACACGTCATCCCGGTGCTGCGCGAGCGCGGCGTCTATCCCGAGGAGTACGCGCCGGGCACCCTGCGCAACAAGCTGCAGGGCAAGGGCGACCGCGTGCAGGACACGCATCGCGCGGCGCGCTATCGGATCGGAGCGAACGTCCCCGTGGCCTGA
- a CDS encoding GNAT family N-acetyltransferase: protein MSDHQIRDAETTDAEAITAIYNDAVLTTTAIWNEEAVTVDDRTAWLAERTERGYPVLVAVDDTGVLGYATFGDWRPHSGYRHTVEHSVYVREGQRGRGIGKALMLELIHRARRLGKHVMVAAIESSNTGSIIMHKRLDFMQVGRMPQVGAKFDRWLDLTFLQLVLDERPFPDRRA from the coding sequence ATGAGCGACCACCAGATCCGGGATGCCGAGACCACCGACGCCGAGGCGATCACGGCCATCTACAACGACGCGGTGCTGACCACCACCGCGATCTGGAATGAAGAGGCGGTCACGGTCGACGATCGCACCGCCTGGCTGGCCGAGCGCACCGAGCGCGGCTATCCGGTGCTCGTCGCGGTCGATGACACGGGCGTGCTCGGCTACGCGACCTTCGGCGACTGGCGTCCGCACAGTGGCTACCGTCACACCGTCGAGCACTCCGTCTACGTGCGCGAGGGGCAGCGAGGTCGCGGCATCGGCAAGGCGCTCATGCTCGAGCTCATCCACCGCGCGCGCAGACTTGGCAAGCACGTCATGGTCGCGGCGATCGAGAGCAGCAACACGGGGTCGATCATCATGCACAAGCGCCTCGACTTCATGCAGGTCGGACGCATGCCGCAGGTCGGCGCGAAGTTCGATCGCTGGCTCGACCTCACGTTCCTGCAGCTGGTGCTCGACGAACGCCCCTTCCCGGACCGGCGCGCATGA
- a CDS encoding NAD-dependent epimerase/dehydratase family protein produces the protein MRIAVAGGTGVVGRYAVEAARDAGHDVVVLSRSAGADVITGAGLADALQGVDAVVDVTNTTTLSAAKAVGFFETATRNLLAAEHTAGVGHHVALSIVGIDGIDSSYYAGKLAQERAVAAGSVPFTIARAAQFHEFAGQLLSGMSGPVAVMPKLLMRPVAAREVGAHLVRVASGAAVGRARDLVGPRDEVLVDVARRQLAFDGVRRLVLGVRLPGAYGKGLASGSLRGGADALQGEVTFDEWLGSEDHAREERA, from the coding sequence ATGAGGATCGCAGTCGCAGGAGGAACGGGAGTGGTGGGTCGGTATGCCGTCGAGGCGGCGCGGGATGCGGGCCACGATGTTGTCGTGCTCTCGCGTTCGGCCGGTGCTGACGTGATCACCGGTGCCGGACTCGCCGACGCGCTGCAGGGTGTGGATGCTGTCGTGGACGTCACGAACACGACCACCCTGTCGGCCGCGAAGGCGGTCGGGTTCTTCGAGACGGCGACCAGGAATCTGCTCGCCGCGGAGCACACCGCGGGCGTCGGGCATCATGTCGCGCTGTCGATCGTGGGGATCGACGGGATCGACTCCTCCTACTACGCGGGCAAGCTCGCGCAGGAGCGCGCGGTGGCCGCGGGCTCGGTGCCGTTCACCATCGCTCGGGCGGCGCAGTTCCACGAGTTCGCGGGGCAGCTGCTGTCGGGTATGTCCGGCCCCGTGGCGGTCATGCCGAAGCTGCTGATGCGCCCCGTGGCGGCGCGCGAGGTCGGTGCGCATCTGGTGCGTGTCGCCTCGGGTGCGGCAGTGGGGCGTGCGCGCGATCTGGTCGGGCCGCGTGATGAGGTTCTCGTGGATGTGGCGAGACGGCAGCTGGCTTTCGACGGGGTGCGGCGGCTGGTGCTCGGGGTGCGGCTGCCCGGCGCGTACGGGAAAGGGCTCGCGTCGGGGTCGCTGCGCGGCGGGGCCGATGCTCTGCAGGGGGAGGTCACGTTCGACGAGTGGCTGGGCAGTGAGGATCACGCCCGCGAGGAGCGGGCATAG
- the pnuC gene encoding nicotinamide riboside transporter PnuC, which yields MNAFLWLVDAFNSQWVLPGGQVLLIREVVGNAFGLASALGGMQRKIWAWPVGIVGNLLLLTVFLGTILNPDHELPHLLGQAGRQVMFIVVAIYGWVRWRQASSDGGRVTPRWAPNSARIGLVLAMVIGTVALTPLFRLLGSYEPVWADAWTFVGSLLATYGMAKGWTEFWLIWIAVDIVGVPLLFSSGFYATGFMYVFYGVFTAVGFVVWCRAQANAKPQVDTIMPDPRPITSTMKTVDGDHD from the coding sequence ATGAACGCCTTCCTCTGGCTCGTCGACGCGTTCAACTCACAGTGGGTGCTCCCGGGCGGGCAGGTGCTGCTGATCCGCGAGGTCGTGGGCAACGCCTTCGGCCTGGCCAGCGCCCTCGGCGGCATGCAGCGCAAGATCTGGGCATGGCCCGTCGGCATCGTCGGCAACCTGCTGCTGCTCACCGTATTCCTCGGCACCATCCTCAACCCCGACCATGAGCTGCCGCACCTGCTGGGCCAGGCCGGTCGCCAGGTCATGTTCATCGTCGTCGCGATCTACGGATGGGTGCGCTGGCGCCAGGCGTCGTCTGACGGCGGCCGAGTGACTCCGCGATGGGCTCCGAACAGCGCCCGCATCGGCCTGGTGCTGGCGATGGTCATCGGCACGGTCGCCCTGACACCGCTGTTCCGTCTGCTCGGCTCGTACGAGCCCGTGTGGGCGGACGCCTGGACGTTCGTCGGCTCACTTCTCGCCACCTACGGCATGGCCAAGGGGTGGACCGAGTTCTGGCTGATCTGGATCGCGGTCGACATCGTGGGCGTGCCCCTGCTCTTCAGCTCGGGCTTCTACGCGACCGGGTTCATGTACGTGTTCTACGGCGTCTTCACCGCGGTGGGCTTCGTCGTCTGGTGCCGCGCGCAGGCGAACGCCAAACCGCAGGTCGACACGATCATGCCCGATCCCCGGCCCATCACCTCCACGATGAAGACCGTCGACGGCGACCACGACTGA
- a CDS encoding HAMP domain-containing sensor histidine kinase — protein MASRAWKSVRARTTLGATLVVAVALIVGAFSFYSILSSSIHASAERAAEQRLDELTQRLDGPDGGPDGGPGAGRGIENLDDELVQIIGADGSIRSASEDARDDLGSRALPISDDPQRVMIDGSPMLVVSDDLDDDETLVLAVPIDGDDETLSTVAVLLAIALPLLLALVAVTTWLVVGRALKPVTRIREEVDGITAEHLHNRVEVPPSSDEIAALATTMNRMLDRLDASATAQRRFVSDASHELRSPLATIRQHAELAQAHPATTSIGELAEVVSDEGLRLQGIVESLLLLARLDEGGGTHDEAVDLDDVALGEVRRLRARGIGVDGSGIRAARVEGDPRLLGQLLRNLADNAARHSSGHVAISVIPQGSWVFVTVEDDGAGVPADERDRIFERFVRLDEARSRDAGGSGLGLAIVQGIAAASGGTVSVDDSRWGGARFVVTLPLAT, from the coding sequence GTGGCTAGTCGTGCGTGGAAGTCGGTGCGCGCCAGAACCACCCTCGGCGCGACCCTCGTCGTGGCGGTCGCGCTGATCGTGGGGGCGTTCTCGTTCTACAGCATCCTGAGCTCGAGCATCCATGCAAGCGCCGAACGCGCAGCCGAGCAGCGCCTCGACGAGCTGACCCAGCGCCTCGACGGCCCCGACGGAGGCCCCGACGGAGGCCCCGGCGCAGGTCGAGGCATCGAGAACCTCGACGACGAGCTCGTGCAGATCATCGGTGCCGACGGCTCGATCCGCTCGGCGAGCGAGGATGCTCGAGACGATCTGGGTTCCCGGGCCCTTCCGATCTCCGACGACCCGCAGCGGGTGATGATCGACGGCTCGCCGATGCTCGTCGTCTCCGACGACCTCGACGACGACGAGACGCTCGTGCTCGCCGTCCCCATCGACGGCGACGACGAGACGCTCTCGACGGTCGCGGTGCTGCTCGCGATCGCGCTGCCCCTGCTGCTCGCGCTCGTCGCGGTCACGACCTGGCTCGTCGTGGGTCGGGCGCTGAAACCGGTCACGCGCATCCGCGAAGAGGTCGACGGCATCACCGCCGAGCACCTGCACAATCGGGTCGAGGTGCCGCCGTCGTCCGACGAGATCGCTGCGCTCGCGACGACGATGAACCGGATGCTCGACCGGCTCGACGCCTCGGCGACCGCGCAGCGCCGCTTCGTGTCGGATGCCTCGCACGAGCTGCGTTCGCCTCTGGCCACGATCCGTCAGCATGCAGAGCTCGCGCAGGCCCACCCGGCCACCACCAGCATCGGCGAACTCGCCGAGGTCGTCTCGGATGAGGGCCTGCGGCTGCAGGGGATCGTCGAGTCGCTGCTGCTCCTGGCCCGCCTCGACGAAGGAGGCGGCACGCACGACGAGGCCGTCGATCTCGACGACGTGGCTCTCGGCGAGGTGCGCCGGCTGCGCGCGCGGGGGATCGGGGTCGACGGCTCCGGCATCCGTGCCGCTCGTGTCGAGGGCGACCCGAGGCTTCTCGGCCAGCTGCTGCGCAACCTCGCCGACAACGCCGCCCGGCACAGCTCAGGACACGTGGCGATCAGCGTGATCCCGCAGGGCTCGTGGGTCTTCGTGACCGTCGAGGACGACGGCGCCGGCGTGCCTGCCGACGAGCGCGATCGCATCTTCGAGCGTTTCGTGCGGCTCGACGAGGCTCGCAGCCGCGACGCCGGCGGCAGCGGCCTCGGGCTCGCCATCGTGCAGGGGATCGCCGCCGCGAGTGGGGGAACCGTCTCGGTCGACGACTCCCGCTGGGGCGGCGCGCGCTTCGTCGTCACTCTTCCGCTCGCGACCTGA
- the sigJ gene encoding RNA polymerase sigma factor SigJ: protein MDDDLDDVFRERRRLLALGYRMTGTLADAEDVVQETYLRWYRLTEAERESIANPPGWLTTVAGRVALDLLGSARRRREQYVGPWLPEPVPAELFSGAIGSRTASTPEDPLDRVTLDDDVSTALLVVLEAMTPAERVAFVLHDVFAVPFDEIAEVVGRSSAAVRQLAASARRHVRENRATAVPRGEHDRVVRAFQQATRTGEVAPLLKFLAPDVELRSDGGGVVSAARNVVSGADNVARFLLGIAAKNPHFTAEEWQLGDGLGLVFRDEEKVHSVMNLHVEAGAITQLWIVLSPAKLSYWNPTPQRPAE, encoded by the coding sequence ATGGATGACGACCTGGACGACGTCTTCCGCGAGCGTCGCCGCCTGCTGGCGCTCGGCTATCGGATGACCGGCACGCTGGCGGATGCTGAGGATGTCGTGCAGGAGACGTACCTGCGCTGGTACCGGCTCACCGAGGCCGAGCGCGAGTCGATCGCGAACCCGCCAGGCTGGCTCACGACCGTCGCAGGACGCGTCGCCCTCGATCTTCTGGGTTCGGCTCGGCGCAGGAGAGAGCAGTATGTCGGGCCGTGGCTGCCGGAGCCCGTTCCGGCCGAGCTCTTCTCGGGAGCGATCGGATCGCGCACGGCATCCACACCCGAGGATCCCCTCGATCGCGTCACTCTCGACGACGATGTCTCGACCGCGCTGCTCGTCGTGCTCGAGGCGATGACTCCGGCCGAGCGCGTGGCCTTCGTGCTGCACGACGTCTTCGCCGTGCCGTTCGACGAGATCGCCGAGGTCGTGGGCCGTTCCTCCGCCGCAGTCCGGCAGCTCGCGGCATCCGCTCGTCGTCACGTGCGCGAGAACCGGGCGACCGCCGTGCCCCGCGGCGAGCACGACCGCGTGGTGCGTGCCTTCCAGCAGGCGACGCGCACGGGCGAAGTCGCCCCGCTGCTGAAGTTCCTGGCACCCGACGTCGAACTGCGCAGCGACGGAGGCGGCGTGGTCAGCGCAGCACGCAACGTCGTGAGCGGTGCCGACAACGTCGCGCGCTTCCTGCTCGGGATCGCAGCCAAGAACCCGCATTTCACCGCCGAGGAGTGGCAGCTCGGCGACGGTCTCGGCCTGGTGTTCCGCGACGAAGAGAAGGTGCACTCGGTCATGAACCTGCATGTCGAGGCGGGTGCGATCACCCAGCTCTGGATCGTGCTCTCGCCCGCGAAGCTCAGCTACTGGAATCCCACGCCGCAGCGACCGGCGGAGTGA
- a CDS encoding response regulator transcription factor: MRILVVDDEVRLADAVRRGLEAEGFAVDVANNGVDGLWRARETRYDAIVLDLMMPGMSGWKVCEALRAEENWTPVLMLTAKDGEWDQVEALETGADDYVTKPFSFAILVARIRALVRRGAVARPAVLEAGDLKLDPSSHRVWRGETPVTLTAREFAVLEYLMRHRGQVLSKRALIDGVWDDDFDGDPNIVEVYVGHLRRKLDKPFGREALETIRGAGYRLAADGG, encoded by the coding sequence ATGCGGATCCTGGTGGTTGACGACGAGGTGCGATTGGCCGACGCCGTCCGCCGGGGGCTCGAGGCCGAAGGCTTCGCGGTCGACGTCGCGAACAACGGCGTCGACGGACTCTGGCGTGCGCGCGAGACCCGATACGACGCGATCGTGCTCGACCTCATGATGCCCGGCATGAGCGGCTGGAAGGTGTGCGAGGCGCTGCGCGCGGAGGAGAACTGGACGCCCGTGCTCATGCTCACCGCCAAGGACGGCGAGTGGGATCAGGTCGAGGCCCTCGAGACCGGCGCCGACGACTACGTCACCAAGCCCTTCTCGTTCGCGATCCTCGTCGCCCGCATCCGCGCCCTGGTGCGTCGCGGCGCTGTCGCCCGCCCCGCCGTGCTCGAAGCGGGAGACCTGAAACTCGATCCCTCGTCTCATCGCGTATGGCGTGGTGAGACGCCGGTCACGCTCACCGCGCGCGAGTTCGCAGTGCTCGAGTACCTCATGCGGCACCGCGGGCAGGTGCTCTCGAAGCGCGCACTGATCGACGGCGTGTGGGATGACGACTTCGACGGCGACCCGAACATCGTCGAGGTCTACGTCGGGCATCTGCGCCGCAAACTCGACAAGCCGTTCGGACGCGAGGCGCTCGAGACGATCCGCGGCGCCGGCTATCGATTGGCGGCCGACGGTGGCTAG
- a CDS encoding glutaminase, with amino-acid sequence MSLEPETGRPRNPMINAGAIASHALVGGDDADARVERIVELYSRLAGRELSIAEDVFESELASADRNMALAYMLRTVGTLDVDPADAVRGYTRQCSVSVTVRDLARMASVLAAGGRTPDGDQVIDPVVNRQVLSVMTTCGMYDSAGDWLTSVGIPAKSGVAGGLMGVLPGQVGIAAFSPRLDPHGNSTRGVRMFERMNHDLGLHLMTSTDSSRSVSRRVEHDGAAVHEIAGDLHFMEAERVLRGFTEEPSGDGPVVVDLDRVQRANSIARRMMLEGIRRLHLDGHDVRIVDPWGVLGSAETGSGELVHGEQAHGGFVPASFSDVASAVRG; translated from the coding sequence ATCTCTCTCGAGCCCGAGACGGGTCGGCCGCGCAACCCGATGATCAACGCCGGAGCGATCGCCTCCCATGCGCTGGTCGGTGGCGACGATGCGGACGCACGCGTCGAGCGCATCGTCGAGCTCTACAGCCGACTCGCCGGCCGCGAGCTCTCGATCGCTGAGGATGTGTTCGAGTCCGAGCTCGCGTCCGCCGACCGCAATATGGCCCTCGCCTACATGCTGCGCACGGTCGGCACCCTCGACGTCGACCCGGCCGACGCCGTGCGCGGCTATACCCGGCAGTGCTCGGTGTCGGTCACCGTGCGCGACCTCGCGCGCATGGCATCCGTGCTCGCCGCGGGTGGTCGCACCCCCGACGGAGACCAGGTGATCGACCCCGTCGTCAATCGGCAGGTGCTCAGCGTGATGACGACCTGCGGCATGTACGACTCCGCAGGTGACTGGCTGACCTCGGTGGGAATCCCGGCGAAGAGCGGCGTCGCGGGCGGCCTGATGGGCGTGCTGCCGGGGCAGGTCGGCATCGCCGCGTTCTCGCCTCGTCTCGACCCGCACGGCAACAGCACCCGCGGCGTGCGGATGTTCGAGCGCATGAACCACGACCTCGGCCTGCACCTGATGACGTCGACCGACTCGTCGCGGTCGGTATCACGGCGGGTGGAGCACGACGGTGCGGCGGTGCACGAGATCGCCGGAGATCTGCACTTCATGGAGGCGGAGCGGGTGCTTCGCGGCTTCACCGAGGAGCCCTCGGGAGACGGACCGGTCGTCGTCGACCTCGATCGTGTGCAGCGCGCGAACAGCATCGCCCGGCGGATGATGCTCGAGGGGATCCGCCGGCTGCACCTCGACGGGCACGACGTGCGGATCGTGGATCCCTGGGGCGTGCTCGGCAGCGCCGAGACCGGATCGGGCGAGCTCGTGCACGGCGAGCAGGCGCACGGCGGCTTCGTGCCGGCATCCTTCTCCGACGTGGCGAGCGCTGTGCGCGGCTGA
- a CDS encoding iron-containing redox enzyme family protein, protein MSAPALTPSALHGVTSRGPLSDAVIDRLTGGDVDDLGARAEAALATSDDIVRDDDIQLALFVLYASSYGSLSELDPDLEWDPALIATRALLEQAFERALRATVPMPDLPEPTVDAVGRALFALAEADTGPSLSRYVAKKATDEQMHEFFMQRSIYTLREADPHSWAIPRLHGRAKAALVEIQSDEYGGGRADRVHATIFARAMRGAGLDDTYGAYVDDVPAITLASLNSMSMFGVNRRLVGAIVGHLAAFEMTSSIPNRLYADGLRRLGFGDDVTDYFDEHVEADAVHEQIAARDLAGGLAEDHPELLPDIMFGAAACLTVDGWAAGHMLDSWTRGESSLRPRDAR, encoded by the coding sequence ATGTCTGCACCGGCTCTCACCCCGTCCGCCCTTCACGGCGTCACCTCTCGCGGTCCGCTCAGCGATGCCGTCATCGACCGGCTGACCGGCGGCGACGTCGACGACCTCGGTGCCAGGGCAGAGGCCGCGCTCGCCACGAGTGACGACATCGTGCGCGACGACGACATCCAGCTCGCGCTCTTCGTCCTGTACGCGTCGTCGTACGGGTCGCTCTCCGAGCTCGACCCCGACCTCGAGTGGGACCCGGCGCTCATCGCCACCCGAGCGCTGCTCGAGCAGGCGTTCGAGCGGGCGCTGCGCGCGACCGTGCCGATGCCCGATCTGCCTGAGCCGACAGTCGACGCGGTCGGACGCGCCCTGTTCGCTCTCGCTGAGGCCGACACCGGCCCGAGCCTGTCGCGCTACGTCGCGAAGAAGGCGACCGACGAGCAGATGCACGAGTTCTTCATGCAGCGCTCGATCTACACGCTGCGCGAGGCTGATCCGCACTCGTGGGCGATCCCCCGGCTGCACGGCCGCGCGAAGGCGGCGCTCGTCGAGATCCAGTCCGACGAGTACGGCGGCGGGCGGGCCGACCGTGTGCATGCCACGATCTTCGCGCGCGCGATGCGTGGCGCCGGGCTCGACGACACCTATGGCGCATACGTCGACGACGTGCCGGCCATCACCCTCGCCTCGCTGAACTCGATGTCGATGTTCGGAGTGAACCGCCGCCTCGTCGGCGCGATCGTCGGCCACCTGGCGGCGTTCGAGATGACTTCGTCGATCCCCAACCGCCTGTATGCCGACGGCCTGCGGCGCCTCGGGTTCGGTGACGACGTGACCGACTACTTCGATGAGCACGTCGAGGCGGATGCCGTGCATGAGCAGATCGCGGCGCGCGACCTCGCCGGCGGGCTGGCCGAGGATCACCCCGAGCTGCTGCCCGACATCATGTTCGGCGCGGCCGCCTGCCTGACGGTCGACGGCTGGGCGGCTGGCCACATGCTCGACTCCTGGACGCGCGGAGAATCCTCGCTGCGGCCGAGGGACGCCCGATGA
- a CDS encoding serine hydrolase: MSLAETVRDRIVRAIDDEQLGAYGLHVLVGHESARHRWRSDDRVNLYSVSKGVSALAAGIAVDEGVVSLDTRAVDVLDVPEPGAGSDAVTLEHLLTMTSGIDFEWFGDEEAPWPDLAVEMLSRPSRGAGERFQYSDASTYVAMRMLGAAVGDVREWLMPRLFQPLGIHNPQWLRCPLGWIVGGSGLELRTEELARIGRVLRDGGRVGGDRIVAQSWIDRMHSEWVSSGAGGLYSSYGFAAWRGPRNGWRLDGRYGQYVFIDDAADAVVTITAHEEKSDQRLVEIAADAVAEALSGDGSSGAGVSGDAGSSR; this comes from the coding sequence ATGTCTCTCGCTGAAACGGTTCGCGACCGCATCGTCCGTGCGATCGACGACGAGCAGCTGGGCGCATACGGTCTTCATGTGCTCGTCGGTCACGAATCAGCCCGGCATCGCTGGCGCAGCGACGATCGGGTGAACCTGTATTCGGTGTCCAAGGGGGTGAGCGCACTCGCGGCGGGGATCGCCGTCGACGAAGGCGTCGTGTCGCTCGATACCCGCGCAGTCGACGTGCTCGATGTGCCCGAGCCCGGTGCAGGCAGCGACGCGGTGACCCTCGAACATCTCCTCACGATGACGAGCGGGATCGACTTCGAGTGGTTCGGGGATGAGGAGGCGCCCTGGCCCGACCTCGCCGTCGAGATGCTCTCGCGCCCGAGTCGAGGTGCGGGGGAGCGCTTTCAGTACTCGGATGCCAGCACCTACGTCGCCATGAGAATGCTCGGGGCGGCCGTCGGCGATGTGCGGGAGTGGCTGATGCCCCGACTGTTCCAGCCGCTCGGCATCCACAATCCGCAATGGTTGAGATGTCCGCTCGGCTGGATCGTGGGCGGAAGCGGGCTGGAGCTCCGCACCGAGGAACTGGCTCGAATCGGACGCGTGCTTCGTGATGGCGGGCGCGTCGGGGGCGATCGTATCGTGGCGCAGAGCTGGATCGATCGGATGCATTCCGAGTGGGTCTCGTCGGGGGCAGGTGGCCTCTACTCCTCCTACGGATTCGCCGCCTGGCGTGGGCCGCGCAACGGCTGGCGTCTGGACGGGCGGTACGGACAGTACGTCTTCATCGATGACGCTGCCGATGCGGTCGTCACGATCACGGCGCATGAGGAGAAGAGCGATCAGCGGCTCGTCGAGATCGCGGCTGACGCCGTCGCCGAAGCGCTGTCAGGCGATGGGTCGTCGGGCGCCGGTGTGTCGGGCGACGCTGGCTCGAGCCGCTGA
- a CDS encoding CDGSH iron-sulfur domain-containing protein has translation MSAREDAVTITAYPDGPLLVRGAAVLESSDGEPIEVKRRTVALCRCGLSTIKPFCDGTHKASGFRTDV, from the coding sequence ATGAGCGCGCGCGAGGATGCCGTCACCATCACCGCCTACCCCGACGGACCGCTGCTCGTGCGGGGCGCGGCGGTGCTGGAGTCGTCCGACGGCGAGCCGATCGAGGTGAAGCGCCGCACCGTGGCGCTGTGCCGCTGCGGTCTCTCGACGATCAAGCCGTTCTGCGACGGCACACACAAGGCCTCAGGGTTCCGCACCGACGTGTGA